Proteins co-encoded in one Actinomadura luteofluorescens genomic window:
- a CDS encoding ABC transporter ATP-binding protein: MPENPPLLETRGVTVRFGGNTAVDDVSLTMDEGRITGLIGPNGAGKTTMFNTVTGLQRPASGQVLLDGDDITRLSPARRARRGMARTFQRLELFLSLSVRDNVRVAGDVLRATSRKRFDLDEETDRVLERTGLTDVAGRDVSDIPIGRARVVEVARALMTSPRVLLLDEPASGQTERETEAFAEMLTGLAAEGLAICLVEHDLPLVMRLCSTIHVLDYGALIASGAPREIKESPEVIAAYIGTEEASHA; this comes from the coding sequence ATGCCTGAGAACCCGCCCCTGCTCGAAACCCGGGGCGTCACCGTCCGGTTCGGCGGCAACACCGCCGTGGACGACGTGAGCCTCACCATGGACGAAGGCCGCATCACCGGGCTCATCGGTCCGAACGGCGCGGGCAAGACCACGATGTTCAACACCGTCACCGGTCTGCAGCGGCCCGCGTCCGGCCAGGTGCTCCTGGACGGGGACGACATCACCCGGCTGTCCCCGGCCAGGCGCGCCCGGCGCGGCATGGCCCGGACGTTCCAGCGGCTGGAGCTGTTCCTGTCGCTGTCGGTGCGCGACAACGTCCGCGTCGCGGGCGACGTCCTGCGCGCCACGTCCCGCAAGCGGTTCGACCTGGACGAGGAGACCGACCGGGTCCTGGAGCGCACGGGCCTGACCGACGTCGCCGGCCGCGACGTGTCCGACATCCCGATCGGGCGGGCCCGGGTCGTGGAGGTGGCGCGCGCGCTGATGACCTCGCCGCGCGTGCTGCTGCTGGACGAGCCCGCCTCCGGCCAGACCGAGCGCGAGACGGAGGCGTTCGCCGAGATGCTCACCGGCCTCGCCGCCGAGGGCCTCGCGATCTGCCTGGTCGAGCACGACCTGCCGCTGGTCATGCGGCTGTGCTCCACCATCCACGTCCTCGACTACGGCGCGCTCATCGCGTCCGGCGCACCCCGGGAGATCAAGGAGTCGCCCGAGGTCATCGCCGCCTACATCGGCACCGAGGAGGCGAGTCATGCCTGA
- a CDS encoding ABC transporter ATP-binding protein — protein MPEPDATTTGPAAAASPEPLLELRGIRAGYGAIEVLHGVDLALRPGSLLALLGPNGGGKSTTMRVCAGLHPPTGGDLLFAGRRVNGVSAQDAARLGVCAIPEGRGIFPNLTVRENLWAATGTGARLEDLEERAYARFPILGERRHQLAGSMSGGEQQMLALSRALGSDPAVLLLDELSMGLAPMIVTRMYETVAELVGGGLSVLVAEQFARAVLPIADTAALMLHGRVVAAGPPAEIEDRLSSDYLGG, from the coding sequence ATGCCTGAACCGGACGCGACCACCACCGGACCGGCAGCCGCCGCGTCCCCGGAGCCGCTGCTCGAACTGAGGGGGATCCGCGCCGGCTACGGCGCCATCGAGGTGCTGCACGGAGTCGACCTGGCGCTGCGGCCCGGCTCGCTGCTGGCGCTGCTCGGCCCGAACGGCGGCGGCAAGTCGACCACGATGCGGGTGTGCGCGGGCCTGCACCCGCCGACCGGCGGCGACCTGCTGTTCGCCGGGCGCAGGGTGAACGGCGTCTCGGCGCAGGACGCGGCGCGCCTCGGCGTCTGCGCGATCCCCGAGGGCCGCGGGATCTTCCCCAACCTGACGGTGCGGGAGAACCTGTGGGCGGCCACCGGGACCGGCGCCCGGCTGGAGGACCTGGAGGAGCGGGCCTACGCCCGCTTCCCGATCCTCGGCGAGCGCCGCCACCAGCTCGCCGGATCCATGTCCGGCGGCGAGCAGCAGATGCTCGCGCTGTCGCGCGCGCTCGGCAGCGATCCCGCGGTGCTGCTGCTCGACGAGCTGTCCATGGGCCTCGCGCCCATGATCGTCACCCGGATGTACGAGACGGTCGCCGAGCTGGTCGGGGGCGGCCTGTCGGTGCTGGTCGCGGAGCAGTTCGCCCGCGCCGTCCTGCCGATCGCCGACACCGCCGCGCTGATGCTGCACGGGCGCGTGGTGGCGGCCGGCCCGCCCGCCGAGATCGAAGACCGGCTGTCCAGCGACTACCTGGGAGGTTGA
- a CDS encoding NADH:flavin oxidoreductase, which translates to MNDPNRLRGGDPPHPPATAPKPDVFEAAKLGPVTLRNRTIKAATYEGLTKDGQVTDALIDFHVRHARGGVGMTTVAYCAVAPEGRTDRRQIHWRDEAMPGLRKLTDAVHAEGAAVQAQIGHAGPVANPKSNKLPALAPSRHFHLTTQTVAKAATHADLERVVKAHGRAGRMAIEAGFDSIEIHMGHNYLTSAFLSPKINHRKDEYGGSLENRARLARDIGRAVRDAVGDRIAITAKLNMDDGVPGGFWIDEAIQVARWLEADGSVDALQMTAGSSLLNPMYLFKGDAPLHEFASVMKQPTKLGIKLIGRHFLKSYPYEDLYLLKDARQIRAAVKLPMILLGGVTDRAGMDTAMAEGFQFVAMARALLREPDLINRIQDEPSTESLCIHCNKCMTAIYGGTHCVLSTEPAWGAAGA; encoded by the coding sequence ATGAACGACCCGAACCGCCTGCGGGGGGGCGACCCCCCGCACCCCCCGGCAACCGCCCCGAAGCCCGACGTGTTCGAGGCCGCCAAGCTCGGCCCGGTCACGCTGCGGAACCGCACGATCAAGGCGGCGACGTACGAGGGGCTGACCAAGGACGGCCAGGTCACCGACGCGCTGATCGACTTCCACGTCCGGCACGCGCGCGGCGGCGTGGGGATGACCACCGTCGCGTACTGCGCGGTCGCGCCCGAGGGCCGCACCGACCGCAGGCAGATCCACTGGCGGGACGAGGCGATGCCCGGCCTCCGCAAGCTCACCGACGCCGTGCACGCGGAGGGGGCGGCCGTCCAGGCGCAGATCGGGCACGCCGGCCCGGTCGCCAACCCCAAGAGCAACAAGCTTCCCGCGCTCGCGCCCAGCCGCCACTTCCACCTGACGACGCAGACCGTCGCGAAGGCCGCCACGCACGCGGACCTGGAGCGCGTCGTCAAGGCGCATGGCCGCGCGGGCCGGATGGCGATCGAGGCGGGCTTCGACTCCATCGAGATCCACATGGGGCACAACTACCTGACGAGCGCGTTCCTCAGCCCCAAGATCAACCACCGCAAGGACGAGTACGGCGGCTCGCTGGAGAACCGGGCCCGGCTGGCGCGCGACATCGGCCGCGCCGTCCGCGACGCCGTCGGCGACCGCATCGCGATCACCGCGAAGCTCAACATGGACGACGGCGTGCCCGGCGGCTTCTGGATCGACGAGGCCATCCAGGTCGCCCGCTGGCTGGAGGCCGACGGCTCGGTCGACGCCCTCCAGATGACCGCCGGCAGCTCCCTGCTCAACCCCATGTACCTGTTCAAGGGCGACGCGCCGCTGCACGAGTTCGCCTCGGTCATGAAGCAGCCGACCAAGCTCGGGATCAAGCTGATCGGCAGGCACTTCCTGAAGTCCTACCCCTACGAGGACCTCTACCTGCTCAAGGACGCCCGGCAGATCCGCGCCGCGGTGAAGCTGCCGATGATCCTGCTGGGCGGCGTCACCGACAGGGCGGGCATGGACACCGCGATGGCGGAGGGCTTCCAGTTCGTCGCGATGGCCCGCGCGCTGCTGCGCGAGCCCGACCTGATCAACCGGATCCAGGACGAGCCGTCGACCGAGTCGCTGTGCATCCACTGCAACAAGTGCATGACGGCGATCTACGGCGGCACCCACTGCGTCCTGTCCACCGAGCCGGCCTGGGGTGCCGCGGGTGCGTGA
- a CDS encoding AMP-binding protein: MRDETIAAMLLARLGDARPGLRSRERTWTWDEVVRESAARAALARDLRRDGPVPCGGSTPHSPRNPPFHIGVLLENVPEYVLWLGAAALGGATIVGINSTRTGAYLEQEVRHTDLQLVVTDRAGLELLDGLDIGVPRDRFLLVDDDGYPDLVAAHACEPEADASVTPETQLLLLFTSGTTGASKAARCSQGRLAELGRNNSAKYDVKREDISYCSMPLFHGNALMALWAPSLAAGATVVLARKFSASGFLPDVRYYGATFFTYVGKAIGYVLATPEKPDDGDNTLTHGFGTEASPEDKAEFLRRFGARLVEGYGSSESAGMIRRDPQAPPSALGRPAHDGVRIVNPETRETCAPAVLDGHGRVTNAEAAVGEIVDVHGAAGFEGYYRNPEADAERVRHGWYWTGDLGYVDGDGFLYFGGRSGDWIRVDSENISALLTQNVVRRHPKIVDAVAFGVPDPRSGDQVMAAIEIPEGVRFEDLDLPAFLARQDDLGTKGAPRFVRVSHALPTTGSGKLKKKELQLDGWRTSDPVFRWAGRGSPEYVPMTGADKAALREEFVAAGRGRFLP; the protein is encoded by the coding sequence GTGCGTGACGAGACGATCGCGGCGATGCTGCTGGCCAGGCTGGGCGACGCCCGGCCCGGCCTGCGCAGCCGCGAGCGGACCTGGACGTGGGACGAGGTGGTCCGGGAGAGCGCGGCCCGCGCGGCGCTGGCCCGCGATCTCCGCCGGGACGGGCCTGTCCCTTGTGGGGGGTCGACCCCCCACTCCCCCCGGAACCCCCCGTTCCACATCGGCGTGCTGCTGGAGAACGTCCCCGAGTACGTGCTCTGGCTAGGGGCGGCGGCTCTGGGCGGCGCCACGATCGTCGGGATCAACTCCACCCGGACCGGCGCCTACCTGGAGCAGGAGGTCCGGCACACCGACCTCCAGCTCGTCGTCACCGACCGGGCCGGGCTGGAGCTGCTGGACGGCCTCGACATCGGCGTCCCGCGCGACCGCTTCCTGCTGGTCGACGACGACGGCTACCCGGACCTCGTCGCCGCCCACGCCTGCGAGCCCGAGGCCGACGCGTCGGTCACGCCGGAGACGCAGCTCCTGCTGCTGTTCACCTCCGGGACGACCGGCGCCTCGAAGGCGGCGCGCTGCTCGCAGGGCCGGCTCGCCGAGCTGGGCCGCAACAACAGCGCCAAGTACGACGTCAAGCGCGAGGACATCAGCTACTGCTCGATGCCGCTGTTCCACGGCAACGCGCTGATGGCGCTGTGGGCGCCGTCGCTGGCGGCAGGCGCGACCGTCGTCCTGGCGAGGAAGTTCTCCGCGTCCGGGTTCCTCCCGGACGTCCGGTACTACGGCGCGACGTTCTTCACCTACGTCGGCAAGGCGATCGGCTACGTCCTCGCCACCCCCGAGAAGCCGGACGACGGCGACAACACGCTGACGCACGGGTTCGGGACGGAGGCGTCCCCGGAGGACAAGGCCGAGTTCCTGCGCCGCTTCGGCGCGCGGCTGGTCGAGGGCTACGGGTCCAGCGAGAGCGCCGGAATGATCAGACGGGATCCGCAGGCGCCGCCGAGCGCGCTCGGGCGCCCCGCCCACGACGGCGTCCGCATCGTCAACCCCGAGACGCGCGAGACCTGCGCGCCCGCCGTCCTGGACGGGCACGGCCGCGTCACCAACGCCGAGGCCGCCGTCGGGGAGATCGTCGACGTGCACGGCGCGGCCGGGTTCGAGGGCTACTACCGGAACCCGGAGGCCGACGCCGAGCGGGTCAGGCACGGCTGGTACTGGACGGGCGACCTCGGCTACGTCGACGGCGACGGGTTCCTGTACTTCGGCGGGCGGTCCGGCGACTGGATCCGGGTGGACTCGGAGAACATCTCCGCGCTGCTCACCCAGAACGTCGTCCGCCGCCACCCGAAGATCGTGGACGCGGTCGCGTTCGGCGTCCCCGACCCGCGCTCGGGCGACCAGGTGATGGCGGCGATCGAGATCCCCGAGGGCGTTCGCTTCGAGGACCTGGACCTGCCCGCCTTCCTCGCCCGCCAGGACGACCTCGGGACCAAGGGCGCCCCGCGCTTCGTGCGCGTCTCGCACGCGCTGCCGACGACCGGGTCGGGAAAGCTCAAGAAGAAGGAGCTGCAGCTCGACGGCTGGCGCACCTCCGACCCCGTGTTCCGGTGGGCGGGCCGGGGGTCGCCGGAGTACGTCCCGATGACCGGCGCGGACAAGGCCGCGCTCCGCGAGGAGTTCGTCGCCGCGGGCCGCGGGCGCTTCCTCCCCTGA
- a CDS encoding acyl-CoA dehydrogenase family protein codes for MDLRESEAHRELRAELRAYFAGLLPEDVRRRAGEQGVGGERFREIVKMLGNDGWLGYGWPEEYGGQGRSIAEQYVFFDEVQRAGLPFPFVTVNTVGPTLMRFGTDEQKRRYLPGILSGDIVFAIGYTEPEAGTDLASLRTRAVRDGDRYVVDGSKVFTSGANTADHIWLAARTNPDAPKHKGISILIVPTDADGFSWSPIPTVGGMVVTATYYNGVAVPASSVVGDVDGGWSLITTQLNHERIGLAALGGRMIRLWEDVRDWARGNGVIDLPWVRADLARTHAKLEAMRLMNWKMTMAVEAGTLTGAQAGAAKSYGTETHIEVQRTLTGVLGAAGRIRPESPGAVLHGQIEQLSRQGIVNTFGGGVNEVLRDMVAVQGLGLPRSRRS; via the coding sequence ATGGATCTGCGTGAGTCCGAGGCGCATCGCGAGTTGCGCGCGGAACTGAGGGCGTACTTCGCGGGCCTGCTGCCCGAGGACGTGCGGCGCCGCGCCGGCGAGCAGGGCGTGGGCGGGGAGCGGTTCCGCGAGATCGTCAAGATGCTCGGCAACGACGGCTGGCTCGGCTACGGCTGGCCGGAGGAGTACGGCGGGCAGGGCAGGTCGATCGCCGAGCAGTACGTGTTCTTCGACGAGGTGCAGCGGGCCGGGCTCCCGTTCCCGTTCGTCACCGTGAACACGGTCGGCCCCACGCTGATGCGGTTCGGCACCGACGAGCAGAAGCGCAGGTACCTGCCCGGCATCCTGTCCGGCGACATCGTCTTCGCGATCGGCTACACCGAGCCCGAGGCCGGGACCGACCTCGCCTCGCTGCGCACCCGGGCCGTCCGGGACGGCGACCGGTACGTCGTCGACGGCAGCAAGGTCTTCACCAGCGGCGCCAACACCGCCGACCACATCTGGCTCGCGGCGCGCACGAACCCGGACGCGCCCAAGCACAAGGGCATCTCGATCCTGATCGTCCCGACCGACGCCGACGGGTTCTCCTGGAGCCCGATCCCGACGGTCGGCGGGATGGTCGTGACGGCGACCTACTACAACGGCGTCGCGGTGCCCGCCTCCTCGGTGGTCGGGGACGTCGACGGCGGCTGGAGCCTGATCACCACGCAGCTCAACCACGAGCGCATCGGGCTCGCCGCGCTCGGCGGCCGGATGATCCGGCTGTGGGAGGACGTCCGCGACTGGGCGCGCGGCAACGGGGTGATCGACCTGCCCTGGGTGCGGGCCGACCTCGCCCGCACGCACGCCAAGCTGGAGGCGATGCGGCTGATGAACTGGAAGATGACGATGGCGGTGGAGGCCGGGACGCTGACCGGCGCGCAGGCCGGCGCCGCCAAGTCCTACGGGACCGAGACGCACATCGAGGTCCAGCGGACGCTGACCGGGGTCCTCGGCGCCGCCGGGCGGATCCGCCCCGAGTCGCCGGGGGCCGTGCTGCACGGGCAGATCGAGCAGCTGTCGCGGCAGGGCATCGTCAACACCTTCGGCGGCGGCGTCAACGAGGTGCTGCGCGACATGGTCGCCGTCCAGGGGCTGGGCCTGCCGAGGTCGAGGCGGTCATGA
- a CDS encoding bifunctional MaoC family dehydratase N-terminal/OB-fold nucleic acid binding domain-containing protein — protein MSDGEEYEARLQAWVGRPYGARRDGQDPVNVPMIRHWVEAMADDNPVYLDEEAARATGRDGVVAPASMMQAWTMRGYAASVRADPAGPDELTELLAEGGYTSVVATDSEFEFHRELVPGDRVSVEETVESISPEKRTALGAGRFVSTVKTYRDGAGEVVATQRWRLLRFRPADKPAAPEPEKKALRPRPAINLDNAFWFEAARERRLVIQRCADCKSLRHPPGPCCPQCGSFDWDTVEASGDGHVHSYVVNHHPRHPAFDYPLVVAVIELAEGTRLIANMTGVAPEDVEVGMPVVLDWIDPDPDLSLPAFRPAGPPHISKER, from the coding sequence ATGAGCGACGGCGAGGAGTACGAGGCGCGGCTCCAGGCGTGGGTCGGACGGCCCTACGGGGCGCGGCGCGACGGGCAGGACCCGGTGAACGTCCCCATGATCCGGCACTGGGTCGAGGCCATGGCGGACGACAACCCCGTCTACCTGGACGAGGAGGCCGCGCGGGCCACCGGCCGCGACGGCGTCGTGGCGCCCGCGTCGATGATGCAGGCGTGGACGATGCGCGGGTACGCGGCGTCGGTCCGCGCCGACCCCGCGGGCCCGGACGAGCTGACCGAGCTGCTGGCCGAGGGCGGCTACACCTCCGTCGTCGCCACCGACTCGGAGTTCGAGTTCCATCGGGAGCTGGTGCCGGGCGACCGCGTCAGCGTCGAGGAGACCGTCGAGTCGATCTCCCCGGAGAAGAGGACCGCGCTCGGCGCGGGACGCTTCGTCAGCACGGTCAAGACCTACCGCGACGGGGCGGGCGAGGTCGTCGCCACGCAGCGGTGGCGCCTCCTGCGGTTCCGGCCCGCCGACAAGCCCGCCGCTCCTGAGCCGGAGAAGAAGGCGCTGCGCCCCCGCCCGGCGATCAATCTGGACAACGCGTTCTGGTTCGAGGCGGCCCGCGAGCGCCGGCTCGTCATCCAGCGCTGCGCCGACTGCAAGTCGCTGCGGCACCCGCCGGGGCCGTGCTGCCCGCAGTGCGGCTCGTTCGACTGGGACACCGTCGAAGCGTCGGGCGACGGCCACGTCCACAGCTACGTCGTCAACCACCACCCCCGCCACCCCGCGTTCGACTACCCGCTGGTCGTCGCGGTGATCGAGCTGGCGGAGGGGACTCGGCTGATCGCGAACATGACCGGGGTCGCGCCGGAGGACGTCGAGGTCGGCATGCCCGTCGTCCTCGACTGGATCGACCCGGACCCCGACCTGTCCCTGCCGGCGTTCCGCCCCGCCGGACCGCCGCACATTTCCAAGGAGCGCTGA
- a CDS encoding acyl-CoA dehydrogenase family protein, giving the protein MDFTLGEELEAVRDLARQIFTDRATQARIKDAEGSGRGYDEGLWAELGETGLLGVALPESAGGAGLGAAGLAVLLEEQGRTVAPVPVWPAVVAALTLASHGEDVPAAFADGTSRPTVALEEFGPADPAAPRCAAVRDGEDWLLTGTKAAVPTPFGASHVLVSAASPQGPGLFLLETSAAGASWERAETTSRDAAGHLTLDGARARALPDGALGTALRLARVSLAAVQVGVAEGALRMAADYLSGREQFGRPLATFQAAQHQLADCYIEIDALRVCLWHALSLVDAGEDAESAVLVAKWWSDEGGLNVVHRVQHLHGGIGVDVDYPVHRHFLWGKQISGTLGGASSDLDLLGAAL; this is encoded by the coding sequence ATGGACTTCACGCTTGGCGAAGAGCTGGAGGCGGTCAGGGACCTCGCCCGGCAGATCTTCACCGACCGCGCCACGCAGGCGCGGATCAAGGACGCCGAAGGGTCCGGGCGCGGGTACGACGAGGGGCTGTGGGCCGAGCTCGGCGAGACGGGCCTGCTCGGCGTCGCGCTGCCCGAGTCCGCGGGCGGCGCGGGACTCGGCGCCGCCGGCCTGGCCGTCCTGCTGGAGGAGCAGGGCCGTACCGTCGCCCCCGTCCCGGTCTGGCCCGCCGTCGTCGCCGCGCTCACGCTCGCCTCGCACGGCGAGGACGTTCCCGCGGCCTTCGCGGACGGGACGTCGCGGCCGACCGTCGCGCTGGAGGAGTTCGGTCCCGCCGACCCCGCCGCGCCGCGCTGCGCCGCCGTCCGCGACGGCGAGGACTGGCTGCTGACCGGCACGAAGGCGGCCGTCCCGACGCCGTTCGGGGCGAGCCACGTCCTCGTCTCGGCCGCGTCGCCGCAGGGGCCCGGCCTGTTCCTGCTGGAGACCTCGGCCGCCGGGGCGTCGTGGGAGCGCGCGGAGACCACCAGCCGCGACGCCGCCGGGCACCTGACCCTGGACGGCGCCCGGGCGCGCGCCCTTCCGGACGGCGCGCTCGGCACGGCGCTGCGGCTGGCCCGCGTCTCGCTGGCCGCCGTCCAGGTCGGCGTCGCGGAGGGCGCGCTGCGCATGGCCGCCGACTACCTGTCGGGCCGCGAGCAGTTCGGCCGCCCGCTCGCCACCTTCCAGGCCGCCCAGCACCAGCTCGCCGACTGTTACATCGAGATCGACGCGCTGCGCGTCTGCCTCTGGCACGCCCTCTCTCTGGTCGACGCCGGGGAGGACGCCGAGTCCGCCGTCCTCGTCGCCAAGTGGTGGTCGGACGAGGGCGGGCTGAACGTCGTCCACCGCGTCCAGCACCTGCACGGCGGCATCGGCGTGGACGTCGACTACCCGGTGCACCGCCACTTCCTGTGGGGCAAGCAGATCTCCGGGACGCTCGGCGGAGCCTCCTCCGACCTGGACCTGCTGGGGGCGGCCCTGTGA
- a CDS encoding MaoC family dehydratase, which translates to MIGNAVTRSYEDVAVGEELPELSVPLTRTMIVATALASRDYQDVHHDPSLAVERGSRDVFMNILTTNGLVDRYVTAWAGPAAVVKAIRIRLGAPNYPGDTMVLTGTVAAKDDPGRRVEIAVRGVNAIGPHVTGTVVVELPAVEAPAAGERGSGA; encoded by the coding sequence GTGATCGGGAACGCTGTGACCAGGAGCTACGAGGACGTGGCGGTGGGGGAGGAGCTCCCCGAGCTGAGCGTCCCGCTGACCCGCACGATGATCGTCGCGACCGCGCTGGCGAGCCGCGACTACCAGGACGTCCACCACGACCCGTCGCTCGCCGTCGAGCGCGGCTCCAGGGACGTCTTCATGAACATCCTGACCACCAACGGGCTCGTCGACCGGTACGTGACGGCCTGGGCCGGGCCCGCCGCCGTCGTGAAGGCCATCAGGATCAGGCTGGGCGCGCCGAACTACCCGGGCGACACGATGGTGCTGACCGGGACCGTCGCGGCCAAGGACGACCCCGGCCGCCGGGTCGAGATCGCCGTGCGCGGCGTCAACGCGATCGGCCCGCACGTCACCGGCACCGTCGTGGTGGAGCTGCCCGCCGTCGAGGCGCCCGCAGCCGGGGAACGGGGGAGCGGCGCATGA
- a CDS encoding lipid-transfer protein: MSVLPGAAAVAGIGATEFSKESGRSELRLACEAVLAAIVDAGLQPSDVDGMVTFTADTSSEIHIARNLGIGELRFFSRVGHGGGAACGTVQQAAMAVATGVADVVVCYRAFNERSGTRYGLGQADRPMDVSADSAAYAWMNPFGLSTPAQWVAMFARRYMHEYGATSEDFGRIAVVDRRHAAANPAAWFYGRPITLEDHQASRWIAEPLRLLDCCQESDGGQALVVVSAERARDLPHRPAVIWGAAQGSGNDQHMMTSYYRSEITGIPEMGLVGRQLYGQSRLTPADVQAAILYDHFTPLVLPQLEELGFCAKGEGKDFVADGNLELGGRLPTNTHGGQLGEAYIHGMNGIAEAVRLVRGTSVNQPGDVHNVLVTAGTGVPTSGLILGADE; this comes from the coding sequence ATGAGCGTGCTGCCAGGGGCGGCCGCGGTCGCCGGGATCGGCGCCACCGAGTTCTCCAAGGAGTCGGGCCGCAGCGAGCTGCGGCTGGCCTGCGAGGCGGTGCTCGCCGCCATCGTGGACGCGGGGCTCCAGCCGTCCGACGTGGACGGCATGGTGACCTTCACCGCCGACACGAGCTCCGAGATCCACATCGCGCGCAACCTCGGCATCGGCGAGCTGAGGTTCTTCTCGCGCGTCGGGCACGGCGGCGGCGCGGCCTGCGGCACCGTCCAGCAGGCGGCGATGGCCGTCGCGACCGGCGTCGCCGACGTCGTCGTCTGTTACCGCGCGTTCAACGAGCGGTCCGGCACCCGCTACGGCCTCGGGCAGGCCGACCGCCCGATGGACGTCAGCGCCGACAGCGCCGCGTACGCGTGGATGAACCCGTTCGGGCTCTCGACCCCCGCGCAGTGGGTCGCGATGTTCGCCCGCCGCTACATGCACGAGTACGGCGCGACCAGCGAGGACTTCGGCCGCATCGCCGTCGTCGACCGCAGGCACGCCGCCGCGAACCCGGCCGCGTGGTTCTACGGGCGGCCGATCACGCTGGAGGACCACCAGGCGTCCCGCTGGATCGCCGAGCCGCTCCGCCTCCTGGACTGCTGCCAGGAGAGCGACGGCGGCCAGGCCCTCGTCGTCGTGTCCGCCGAGCGCGCCCGCGACCTCCCGCACCGGCCCGCCGTGATCTGGGGCGCGGCGCAGGGCTCCGGCAACGACCAGCACATGATGACCAGCTACTACCGCTCGGAGATCACCGGCATCCCCGAGATGGGCCTGGTGGGGCGGCAGCTCTACGGGCAGTCGCGGCTCACCCCGGCCGACGTCCAGGCCGCGATCCTCTACGACCACTTCACGCCGCTCGTCCTGCCGCAGCTGGAGGAGCTGGGCTTCTGCGCGAAGGGCGAGGGCAAGGACTTCGTCGCCGACGGCAACCTGGAGCTCGGCGGCAGGCTCCCGACCAACACCCACGGGGGCCAGCTCGGCGAGGCCTACATCCACGGGATGAACGGCATCGCGGAGGCCGTCCGGCTCGTGCGCGGCACCTCGGTGAACCAGCCGGGCGACGTCCACAACGTCCTCGTCACCGCCGGGACCGGCGTCCCGACCAGCGGTCTGATTCTCGGAGCGGACGAATGA